One window of the Thermoproteota archaeon genome contains the following:
- a CDS encoding NADH-quinone oxidoreductase subunit J, whose protein sequence is MSLLSDPLSVVFLLSSLMSVIAAVLIVHHKSIVYSAFFLSVLGVGNSILFTLLGFPIIALFHLSVYVGAAVTFILFSVVMLKEAPVVEPPVKALAVIAAGVLALIMMKIFSVFSIEPSFFLNYRDLTALLVTKYWFALIVAAIALVTTLIEAITLARREV, encoded by the coding sequence ATGAGCCTGTTGAGTGATCCCCTTTCAGTGGTGTTCCTCCTCTCCTCTCTCATGTCCGTAATAGCGGCGGTGCTCATAGTTCACCATAAATCCATCGTGTACTCAGCGTTCTTCCTCTCCGTCTTGGGAGTGGGCAACTCTATCCTCTTCACCCTGCTCGGCTTCCCGATAATAGCCCTGTTCCACCTTTCCGTGTACGTCGGAGCAGCCGTGACTTTCATCCTCTTCTCAGTGGTGATGCTGAAGGAGGCGCCAGTAGTCGAGCCTCCGGTGAAGGCCCTCGCGGTGATAGCAGCTGGAGTGCTCGCGCTCATAATGATGAAGATCTTCTCCGTGTTCAGCATAGAGCCCTCCTTCTTCCTGAACTACAGGGACCTGACTGCCCTCCTCGTTACCAAGTACTGGTTCGCCCTGATAGTGGCAGCGATAGCGCTGGTGACCACGCTGATAGAGGCCATAACCCTCGCCAGAAGGGAGGTGTGA
- the nuoK gene encoding NADH-quinone oxidoreductase subunit NuoK: protein MEASWYLFISSILFAIGIYGLLTRRNMIRMLLSAEIIFNAALLAFLSLASLDAGYGPVGGAIVVIAISLSAAEVGVIVSIAIMMFRMRRALDVYELKKFRG from the coding sequence ATGGAGGCCTCATGGTACCTGTTTATCTCCTCGATACTCTTTGCCATCGGGATATACGGTCTCCTAACGAGGAGAAACATGATCAGGATGCTCCTCTCAGCTGAGATTATTTTTAATGCCGCTCTCCTGGCCTTCCTCTCCCTGGCGTCGCTGGACGCCGGCTACGGGCCAGTAGGGGGAGCTATCGTGGTGATAGCCATCTCCCTGTCGGCCGCGGAGGTCGGCGTCATAGTCTCCATAGCGATAATGATGTTCAGGATGAGGAGGGCCCTCGATGTTTACGAGCTGAAGAAGTTCAGAGGGTGA
- a CDS encoding NADH-quinone oxidoreductase subunit M: protein MILETPYMFLSVVVPMVISLIFPFLDLGKKAFATISTVLLLIPLAVVSWLSYVSGLSKPVLDPVFFAHPTLGNFTMLLDSISAPLAISIGLVTSMISWYSLKYMDHRFEEMEEEGHKPAGWGVYYMLYILFSAAMMGTVLSTNLIEFYIFLEISLLPSFLLIAFYGYGKRERIALLYLIWTHVGALAFLVGTLILGLNVGTFDYFNPIKTVANLGLGNALPEAIRFPVFIAILIGLFVKMAVFGVHIWLPYAHAEAPTPVSALLSPNLIGIAAYAMIRIAYVLFPADFQALAPYMLGLALLTIIYGGLMALAQDDFKRFLAYSSVSQMGYLLMGIASVTALGMAGAILHYAAHAVGKALLFATAGVLITQLHGLRSLSKMGGLAPKMPLTASLALIGFMHITGVPPSLGLWSEVLILAGVANFAVKMNQFAPVTIFLLIGIGLSTAYSFITMRRIFFGKPSEAAEHAQEAGGNLLIPMIVIAAVGLILFLVPQLLIDPMVKALAGLLG, encoded by the coding sequence ATGATACTGGAAACCCCCTACATGTTCCTGTCAGTGGTCGTGCCGATGGTGATATCCCTGATATTCCCGTTCCTAGACTTGGGAAAGAAGGCGTTTGCCACCATATCTACCGTACTACTGCTGATACCCCTAGCTGTTGTCTCGTGGCTCAGCTACGTCAGCGGTCTCAGTAAGCCCGTGCTAGACCCCGTGTTCTTCGCGCACCCCACCCTAGGTAACTTCACAATGCTTCTGGACTCTATAAGCGCCCCGCTTGCCATCTCCATAGGCCTAGTGACCTCCATGATCTCTTGGTACTCCCTGAAGTACATGGACCACAGGTTCGAGGAGATGGAGGAGGAGGGCCATAAGCCAGCTGGCTGGGGCGTCTACTACATGCTCTACATACTCTTCTCCGCTGCCATGATGGGTACCGTGCTCTCCACCAACCTCATCGAGTTCTACATATTCTTGGAGATATCACTGCTCCCGAGCTTCCTCCTGATAGCCTTCTATGGGTATGGGAAGAGGGAGAGGATAGCGCTCCTCTACTTGATCTGGACCCACGTAGGGGCTCTAGCGTTCTTGGTAGGTACACTTATACTGGGCCTCAACGTCGGGACCTTCGACTACTTCAACCCCATAAAGACAGTCGCCAACCTAGGACTGGGCAACGCGTTGCCAGAGGCGATCAGGTTCCCCGTGTTCATAGCCATACTGATAGGGCTCTTCGTGAAGATGGCCGTGTTCGGTGTTCACATATGGCTGCCCTACGCGCACGCTGAGGCCCCCACACCGGTGTCGGCCCTCTTGTCCCCGAATCTGATAGGCATAGCCGCATACGCCATGATAAGGATAGCATACGTCCTCTTCCCAGCTGACTTCCAAGCCTTGGCTCCATACATGCTCGGGCTGGCTCTCCTGACCATAATATACGGTGGTCTGATGGCTCTAGCTCAGGATGACTTCAAGAGGTTCCTCGCCTACTCCAGCGTCTCTCAGATGGGATATTTGCTGATGGGAATAGCCAGCGTTACCGCCTTGGGTATGGCTGGCGCCATACTCCACTACGCCGCCCACGCCGTGGGCAAGGCCCTGCTATTCGCCACTGCAGGAGTCCTGATAACTCAACTTCACGGTCTCAGGAGCCTGAGCAAGATGGGCGGGCTCGCTCCCAAGATGCCTCTCACAGCCTCGCTGGCCCTCATAGGGTTCATGCACATAACGGGAGTGCCACCGTCCCTAGGCCTGTGGAGCGAGGTTCTCATACTCGCCGGAGTGGCCAACTTCGCCGTGAAGATGAACCAGTTCGCCCCCGTTACAATCTTCCTGCTGATAGGTATAGGGCTCTCCACCGCATACTCCTTCATCACCATGAGGAGGATATTCTTCGGCAAACCATCTGAGGCCGCCGAACACGCTCAGGAGGCCGGAGGTAACCTGCTCATACCTATGATAGTCATAGCCGCCGTTGGTCTCATACTTTTCCTCGTGCCTCAGCTACTCATCGATCCCATGGTGAAGGCCCTGGCTGGTCTGCTAGGGTGA